The following are encoded in a window of Geobacter metallireducens GS-15 genomic DNA:
- a CDS encoding enoyl-CoA hydratase/isomerase family protein, which yields MVLSAKQIAVRHDDAIAVVSLARPESRNVLSRDLVLGLLSTFTSLKDDGRVKGIVVTGEGKSFCAGADISEMARMSPAEASSFAELGQRLMFAVERVGKPVVAAVNGHAFGGGLELALACDFIVAAESAVFAAPEVLLGVMPGFGGTQRLPRLIGKSRAKEMIFTGERINAAKAHSIGLVNRVVSDERLLAETVSLVKNICNRGLLSLRVAKEVIDAGAGIDLATACLMERDAFALCFSTDDQKEGMRAFMEKREPRFTGR from the coding sequence AAACAGATTGCCGTCAGGCATGATGATGCCATTGCCGTTGTTTCTTTGGCCAGACCTGAGTCACGTAACGTCTTGAGTCGAGATTTGGTTTTGGGTTTGCTCTCTACATTCACCTCGCTTAAGGACGATGGGCGGGTGAAGGGGATTGTGGTTACTGGTGAGGGAAAGAGTTTCTGTGCCGGCGCTGATATCTCCGAGATGGCCCGCATGAGTCCCGCCGAGGCGTCGTCATTCGCCGAGCTGGGGCAACGGCTCATGTTTGCCGTCGAGAGGGTCGGAAAACCGGTGGTGGCTGCTGTGAACGGTCATGCTTTTGGTGGCGGGCTTGAACTGGCGCTGGCTTGTGATTTCATTGTTGCTGCAGAGTCAGCAGTCTTCGCCGCTCCCGAGGTTCTTCTCGGCGTCATGCCCGGCTTCGGCGGCACGCAGCGTCTGCCGCGGTTGATCGGCAAGTCACGGGCAAAGGAGATGATATTCACCGGGGAGCGGATAAATGCGGCGAAGGCCCACTCCATTGGGCTTGTCAACCGTGTTGTCTCTGATGAGAGGCTTCTCGCTGAGACAGTCTCGTTGGTCAAGAATATCTGCAACCGTGGGCTTCTTTCCCTCCGCGTGGCGAAGGAGGTCATCGACGCCGGGGCGGGTATCGATCTTGCCACAGCCTGCTTGATGGAACGCGATGCCTTTGCGCTTTGCTTTTCCACTGACGACCAAAAAGAAGGGATGCGCGCCTTCATGGAAAAGCGGGAACCCCGCTTCACCGGACGGTAA
- a CDS encoding cobalamin B12-binding domain-containing protein — protein MTERTLRILVGKPGLDGHDRGAKIIARAFRDAGFEVIYTGLHQTPEQIVSAAIQEDVDAVGLSILSGAHNALLPRVCQLLKEKKADDIVVFGGGVIPDDDIPGLKRAGVSEVFTPGTSTESIVQWVRENVAPRA, from the coding sequence ATGACTGAAAGAACACTGCGTATTCTGGTGGGTAAACCCGGGCTCGACGGCCATGACCGTGGGGCGAAGATTATTGCCCGAGCTTTCCGTGATGCCGGTTTTGAGGTCATTTATACGGGGCTCCATCAGACGCCGGAGCAGATCGTTTCCGCAGCCATTCAAGAGGACGTTGACGCGGTTGGCTTGTCTATCCTCTCGGGTGCCCACAATGCGCTCCTGCCGCGGGTCTGCCAACTGCTCAAGGAGAAGAAGGCTGACGATATCGTAGTTTTTGGCGGGGGCGTTATCCCCGATGACGATATTCCCGGGCTCAAACGGGCTGGCGTCAGCGAGGTATTTACGCCGGGAACCTCAACTGAGTCCATTGTGCAGTGGGTGCGTGAAAACGTGGCCCCGCGCGCATAG
- a CDS encoding A-adding tRNA nucleotidyltransferase, translated as MDVIATHVNADFDCLGAMVAAKKLYPEALMVFPGSQEKSMRDFFLKTTGYMPALTRLKDIDPAKISRLILVDCRHTSRIGRLAEVAKRPDVEVHIYDHHPDSAGDITKSGGEIRECGSSTTILTKILMKKGIEVTPVEATLMMLGIYEDTGNLTFPSTTVDDYGAASWLLAHGANLNVVAEFVSQELTPEQVSLLNDLLHSLQTASVNGVDISLAHASIDHYVGDVAVLAHMMRDMENLEALFIVVGMGERVYIVARSRIPEVDVGAILRELGGGGHATAASATVRDHTVIQVLARLKQLFPEWINPKRTAGDLMSSPVKTLPVETTIAEARELLTRYNVNSMPVIEGGGMVGIISLRIVEKALYHGLGSLPVSEYMHTEFMRAEPDTPIAVIQNYIVGQHRRLVPVFSGEDLVGVITRTDLLRYMYSGMQHSAEAVYDLGRENPPVRRREVVHLMNKNLPRRVVDTLRELGKVGDGLELPVFAIGGFARDLLLGGKNDDIDITVEGDGILFAETFAATHECRVKSHAKFGTAVIVLPDGFKIDVASTRLEFYETPGALPTVERSSLKMDLYRRDFTINTLAIQLNPANFGLLIDYFGAYRDLRDKVIRVLHNLSFVEDPTRVFRAVRFEQRLGFQIARHTDNLIRNAVKMGFLDKLGGRRLLNELVIILREREPVRAILRMESLGLLGFIHPDLTLETENLRVLDEVKKVVTWFELLYQRDQVETWVVYFLALTSLLADAAFFEMCTRLSVSEHYREKLIDMRVHGEQMLAVMERKVAGKKPVLRSNIYFWLRGLSPEVLLYIMAKTCRDEVRKFVSLYVTQLREVTCMLTGDDLKAIGLPPGPRYREILDAVLSARLNGEVSTREEESRFVKQMLNFV; from the coding sequence ATGGACGTTATCGCCACCCACGTGAACGCCGATTTTGACTGCCTTGGCGCCATGGTAGCAGCGAAGAAGCTCTATCCCGAAGCCCTCATGGTCTTTCCCGGATCCCAGGAAAAGAGCATGAGGGACTTCTTTCTCAAGACCACCGGTTATATGCCGGCCTTGACCCGCCTGAAGGACATTGATCCTGCCAAGATATCACGGCTTATCCTCGTTGATTGCCGTCACACATCGCGCATCGGCCGCCTGGCCGAGGTCGCGAAACGGCCTGACGTCGAAGTTCATATCTACGACCATCATCCAGACTCCGCGGGAGACATTACCAAGAGCGGCGGCGAGATCCGTGAGTGCGGCTCATCCACGACTATTCTGACCAAGATACTCATGAAAAAGGGGATCGAGGTGACGCCGGTTGAAGCGACCCTCATGATGCTCGGCATTTACGAGGATACCGGAAACCTTACCTTTCCATCCACGACGGTTGATGACTATGGCGCAGCTTCGTGGCTTCTTGCCCATGGAGCAAACCTGAATGTTGTTGCCGAATTCGTTTCCCAGGAACTAACCCCGGAGCAGGTGTCGCTATTGAACGACCTTCTCCATTCGCTGCAGACGGCGAGCGTTAATGGTGTCGATATTTCGCTCGCTCACGCGTCCATTGACCATTATGTGGGAGATGTTGCCGTGCTGGCCCACATGATGCGCGATATGGAAAACCTTGAAGCGCTCTTCATCGTGGTCGGCATGGGGGAGCGGGTTTACATCGTAGCTCGAAGCCGCATCCCTGAAGTGGACGTGGGGGCGATCCTGCGCGAGTTGGGCGGTGGAGGCCATGCAACCGCCGCCTCCGCAACGGTTCGCGATCATACTGTCATCCAGGTCTTGGCACGACTCAAACAACTTTTCCCCGAATGGATCAACCCTAAGCGTACGGCCGGCGACCTCATGTCGTCGCCGGTGAAGACGCTGCCGGTGGAGACCACCATTGCCGAAGCCCGCGAACTCCTGACCCGCTACAATGTGAACTCCATGCCGGTTATCGAGGGAGGGGGGATGGTCGGGATCATCTCTCTCCGGATCGTGGAGAAGGCCCTCTATCACGGGCTCGGCTCCCTGCCGGTCAGTGAATATATGCATACGGAGTTTATGCGTGCCGAACCCGACACCCCCATCGCCGTCATCCAGAACTACATCGTCGGGCAGCATCGGCGGCTGGTCCCTGTCTTTTCCGGCGAGGATCTTGTGGGGGTCATAACGCGGACCGATCTCCTCCGCTATATGTACTCCGGCATGCAGCACAGCGCCGAGGCGGTCTACGATCTCGGCAGGGAAAACCCGCCGGTACGCCGTCGCGAGGTGGTCCACCTCATGAACAAGAACCTTCCGCGCAGGGTGGTGGATACGCTTCGCGAGCTGGGGAAGGTAGGGGATGGGCTTGAACTGCCTGTATTCGCCATCGGCGGATTTGCCAGGGATTTGCTGCTGGGCGGGAAGAACGACGATATCGACATTACGGTGGAGGGGGATGGCATCCTCTTTGCCGAAACCTTTGCGGCGACCCATGAGTGCCGCGTCAAGAGCCACGCCAAGTTCGGTACCGCTGTCATTGTGCTTCCCGATGGTTTCAAGATCGATGTGGCAAGTACCCGCCTTGAGTTCTACGAAACTCCCGGCGCCCTTCCAACCGTGGAGCGTTCCTCCCTTAAGATGGATCTGTACCGGCGTGACTTCACCATCAACACCCTTGCGATCCAGCTCAACCCAGCCAACTTCGGGCTTCTCATCGATTATTTCGGTGCCTACCGCGATTTGCGGGACAAGGTCATCCGGGTCCTCCACAATCTCTCGTTCGTGGAGGATCCGACGCGGGTCTTCCGGGCTGTCCGCTTTGAGCAACGACTCGGGTTCCAGATTGCACGGCATACGGATAATCTCATCAGGAATGCCGTAAAGATGGGCTTTCTCGACAAACTCGGCGGCAGGCGCCTTCTGAACGAGTTGGTCATCATCCTCCGGGAGCGGGAGCCGGTCCGAGCAATCCTGCGTATGGAAAGTCTGGGGTTGTTGGGTTTCATTCATCCTGACCTGACGCTTGAAACTGAAAATCTGAGGGTACTGGACGAGGTCAAGAAGGTTGTTACCTGGTTCGAACTGCTCTACCAGAGAGACCAGGTGGAGACATGGGTGGTCTATTTTCTTGCCCTCACCTCACTCCTTGCCGATGCTGCATTCTTTGAGATGTGCACACGGCTATCCGTTTCGGAACATTACCGGGAGAAGCTCATTGATATGAGGGTGCATGGCGAGCAGATGCTGGCTGTGATGGAGCGAAAAGTTGCCGGGAAGAAGCCGGTCCTGCGGAGCAACATCTACTTCTGGCTTCGTGGTCTCTCCCCTGAGGTGCTTCTGTACATAATGGCCAAGACTTGTCGCGATGAGGTGCGGAAGTTCGTCTCCCTCTACGTCACACAACTGCGTGAAGTTACCTGTATGCTTACCGGAGATGATCTCAAGGCTATCGGACTTCCACCGGGACCTCGTTACCGAGAGATCCTCGATGCGGTACTTTCGGCGCGACTGAATGGAGAAGTGTCAACGAGGGAGGAGGAATCCCGGTTCGTCAAACAGATGCTCAACTTTGTGTAG
- the cobO gene encoding cob(I)yrinic acid a,c-diamide adenosyltransferase, which produces MKLEQGCIQIYTGNGKGKTTAALGLAFRALGRGMKVFMLQFMKGGGPYGEHAAAERFAPDFTIIQTGRPGWVDRDNPDPEDARLAREALETARTALTSGEYDLVILDEVNGAVSFGLLPVEDLLILMEQRPLCVELVLTGRNADERVIAAADLVTEMREIKHYYRAGVPARVGIEK; this is translated from the coding sequence ATGAAACTGGAGCAAGGGTGTATTCAAATTTACACGGGTAATGGCAAGGGGAAGACCACTGCTGCCCTCGGACTTGCTTTTCGTGCCCTTGGCAGGGGCATGAAGGTGTTCATGCTTCAGTTCATGAAGGGGGGAGGCCCCTATGGGGAACATGCTGCCGCAGAGCGGTTCGCTCCCGACTTTACTATAATCCAGACCGGGAGACCGGGGTGGGTTGATAGGGATAATCCCGATCCGGAGGATGCGCGTCTTGCCCGGGAAGCTCTCGAAACAGCACGCACTGCCTTGACCTCCGGGGAGTACGATCTGGTTATTCTTGATGAAGTAAACGGCGCCGTTTCTTTCGGCCTATTGCCAGTTGAGGATTTGCTGATACTCATGGAGCAGAGACCTTTGTGTGTTGAACTCGTTTTGACCGGCAGAAATGCTGATGAACGGGTCATCGCTGCCGCTGATCTTGTTACTGAAATGCGGGAGATCAAGCATTACTATCGAGCCGGTGTTCCGGCTCGAGTCGGAATAGAAAAGTAA
- the bioA gene encoding adenosylmethionine--8-amino-7-oxononanoate transaminase, with protein MNTSDTKTLREYDRAHVWHPFTQMKEWEESDPVVIVRGEGTWIVDSEGNRYLDGVAAIWTNVHGHCKREINEAIKAQVDTLEHSTLLGLANDKAVLLARRLVEIAPPGLCKVFYSDNGSTAVEISVKMAFQYWQHQGKPEKTKFISFKNAYHGDTIGAVSVGGIDLYHAVFRPLLFPTIQAPAPYCYRCEFGERDRANCGMRCLKELERLMEIHAHEVAGLVIEPLVQGAGGMIVQPDGFVRRVRELCDRYDILMIADEVAVGFGRTGAMFACEREGITPDIMALSKGITAGYLPLAATMTTQKIYDAFIGEYREMKTFFHGHTFTGNPIACAAALASLDLFENERLLDSLTNKIGYLAERLQALNEVRHVGEVRQCGMIAGIELVKDAETREPFPWEERVGIQVCLEARNRGIFLRPLGNIIVVFPPLSISLDELAFLMDGIEASIRAITELRT; from the coding sequence TTGAATACATCTGACACCAAAACACTTCGTGAGTACGACCGCGCCCATGTCTGGCACCCCTTCACCCAGATGAAGGAGTGGGAGGAGAGTGACCCTGTCGTCATTGTCAGGGGCGAGGGTACCTGGATCGTTGATTCTGAGGGAAACCGCTACCTGGACGGCGTCGCGGCCATCTGGACCAACGTCCACGGGCACTGCAAGCGTGAAATCAACGAAGCAATCAAGGCCCAGGTGGACACCCTTGAGCACTCCACCCTCCTGGGACTCGCCAACGACAAAGCGGTGCTGCTTGCGCGGCGCCTTGTGGAGATTGCCCCGCCAGGGCTCTGCAAGGTTTTTTACTCCGACAACGGTTCAACTGCCGTTGAGATCAGCGTCAAGATGGCCTTCCAGTACTGGCAGCATCAAGGGAAACCGGAGAAAACAAAATTTATTTCGTTCAAAAATGCCTACCACGGCGACACCATCGGTGCCGTAAGCGTCGGTGGTATCGACCTCTATCACGCTGTTTTCCGCCCCCTCCTCTTCCCAACAATCCAAGCCCCCGCCCCTTACTGTTACCGCTGCGAGTTCGGCGAGAGGGACCGCGCCAACTGCGGCATGCGCTGCCTCAAGGAACTGGAACGGCTCATGGAAATCCATGCCCATGAAGTTGCCGGCCTGGTGATCGAACCATTAGTCCAGGGCGCCGGTGGCATGATCGTACAGCCCGACGGTTTTGTCCGGCGGGTCAGGGAACTCTGCGACCGCTACGACATCTTGATGATCGCCGATGAGGTGGCGGTAGGCTTCGGCCGCACCGGAGCCATGTTCGCCTGTGAGCGGGAGGGGATCACCCCCGACATCATGGCCCTTTCCAAGGGGATTACGGCAGGTTATCTTCCCCTCGCCGCCACCATGACGACCCAGAAGATCTATGATGCCTTTATTGGCGAATACCGGGAGATGAAGACCTTCTTCCACGGCCATACCTTCACCGGCAACCCCATTGCCTGCGCTGCGGCATTGGCGAGCCTCGACCTGTTCGAAAACGAACGACTCCTCGATAGCCTCACCAACAAAATTGGCTACTTGGCAGAAAGACTTCAAGCATTAAATGAAGTCAGGCACGTGGGAGAAGTACGCCAATGCGGCATGATCGCCGGCATCGAACTGGTGAAAGATGCAGAAACACGGGAACCATTCCCCTGGGAGGAGCGGGTCGGCATTCAGGTATGTCTCGAAGCCCGTAACCGTGGTATTTTCCTCAGGCCCCTCGGCAACATCATAGTTGTATTCCCCCCCCTCTCCATCAGCCTCGACGAACTCGCTTTCCTCATGGACGGTATTGAAGCTTCAATCAGGGCCATCACCGAATTGCGAACCTGA
- a CDS encoding L,D-transpeptidase family protein: protein MIRKLAYVIALLIFAAIVIRQPESTADPSASPKDSSKEDLSRIDYPSLRKIDWKPHFIKPNETLESLFGNDWVTVARFNRIDRRHTYPGMTIKVPADMAAARSYTPLPLEYEPAKRYQKFILISLTEQWIGAYENGKLKFSMPAATGKTGHETPTGLFRIDARHRTHTSSLYQTDDLSAQYPMDFAMRFHIGADNVSYWIHARDLPGKPASHGCVGLFDESMQNRMYGIPAKPVLFDSKKLYDWAVGESEYGEDSGELELIDDAPVVEVTGENPVYQPFPLKPMAASR from the coding sequence ATGATCCGCAAGCTGGCATACGTCATCGCACTTCTCATTTTCGCTGCAATCGTCATTCGTCAACCCGAATCCACCGCAGACCCCTCCGCGTCCCCCAAGGACAGCTCTAAGGAGGACCTGTCGCGGATCGATTATCCGAGTCTTCGAAAGATCGACTGGAAGCCCCACTTCATCAAGCCCAACGAGACCCTTGAATCCCTTTTCGGCAACGATTGGGTGACGGTCGCCCGTTTCAACAGGATAGACCGGCGCCACACCTATCCGGGAATGACCATCAAAGTCCCTGCCGATATGGCAGCAGCCCGCAGCTATACTCCGCTCCCCCTTGAGTATGAGCCGGCAAAGCGCTACCAAAAGTTTATCCTCATCAGCCTTACCGAGCAGTGGATCGGCGCCTATGAGAATGGCAAGCTCAAGTTTTCCATGCCGGCAGCTACCGGCAAAACGGGCCATGAAACCCCGACAGGGCTTTTCCGTATTGATGCCCGTCACCGTACCCATACCTCATCCCTCTACCAGACCGACGACCTGTCGGCCCAGTACCCGATGGATTTCGCCATGCGTTTCCATATCGGCGCCGACAATGTGTCATACTGGATCCATGCCCGGGATCTCCCCGGTAAACCCGCATCCCATGGGTGCGTTGGCCTCTTTGATGAGTCGATGCAAAACCGCATGTACGGTATCCCCGCAAAGCCGGTTCTCTTTGATTCCAAAAAACTCTACGACTGGGCCGTAGGCGAGTCTGAGTATGGCGAGGATAGCGGTGAGCTGGAATTGATCGATGATGCTCCGGTGGTGGAAGTGACGGGAGAAAATCCCGTCTATCAACCGTTCCCCCTTAAGCCGATGGCGGCGTCCCGCTGA
- the meaB gene encoding methylmalonyl Co-A mutase-associated GTPase MeaB, producing the protein MSLAQRILDSDLRAAARLMRDLDDGFRSAAEEMKSLYPHTGRAFILGITGPPGAGKSTLVDQLTAAYRQRGRRVGVVAIDPTSPFTGGAILGDRIRMNRHAEDPGVFIRSLATRGHMGGLSRSTGDVVNVMDAMGMDVVIIETVGVGQDEIDIVRMAHTTVVVSVPGLGDDIQAIKAGVLEIGDLFVVNKADREGADRTARELAAMLEMKQAKPGDWQPKVLLTEASRNKGIEELVDEIEAHHGHLVNSGALERLKEERCARQFMDLLRERLFAEVYGHIHVNGRFREIVEDMAARRTDPYSAVEMIIAERFSGRQASNP; encoded by the coding sequence ATGTCTTTGGCTCAGAGGATACTTGACAGCGATTTACGTGCCGCGGCCCGTCTCATGCGAGATCTGGACGATGGATTTCGGAGCGCTGCCGAGGAGATGAAGAGTCTCTATCCCCACACCGGGCGTGCGTTCATACTGGGCATCACTGGACCTCCGGGGGCAGGTAAATCGACCCTGGTCGATCAGCTCACTGCCGCCTATCGTCAACGGGGGCGCAGGGTGGGGGTGGTGGCCATCGATCCCACAAGCCCCTTTACGGGGGGGGCGATTCTTGGCGACCGGATCAGGATGAACCGCCATGCCGAAGATCCCGGCGTTTTTATCCGGAGTCTCGCCACCCGTGGGCATATGGGGGGACTTTCCCGCTCCACCGGCGACGTGGTGAACGTTATGGATGCCATGGGGATGGATGTGGTCATCATCGAGACTGTCGGCGTTGGGCAGGATGAGATCGATATTGTCCGTATGGCCCATACGACCGTGGTTGTTTCGGTGCCGGGCCTGGGTGACGACATCCAGGCCATCAAGGCGGGAGTGCTCGAAATCGGCGATCTCTTCGTGGTCAACAAGGCCGACCGGGAAGGGGCTGACCGGACTGCCCGCGAGCTTGCTGCCATGCTGGAGATGAAGCAGGCCAAACCGGGCGATTGGCAGCCGAAGGTGCTCCTTACCGAGGCAAGCCGCAACAAGGGCATCGAAGAATTGGTGGATGAGATCGAGGCACACCACGGCCATCTCGTGAATTCCGGGGCCCTTGAACGTCTTAAGGAAGAGCGGTGCGCGCGGCAGTTCATGGATTTACTGCGGGAACGGCTCTTTGCCGAAGTCTATGGCCATATACATGTAAATGGCCGCTTTAGGGAAATCGTCGAGGATATGGCGGCGCGTCGGACCGATCCGTACAGTGCCGTGGAGATGATAATCGCTGAACGGTTCTCGGGACGACAGGCGTCTAACCCTTGA
- a CDS encoding enoyl-CoA hydratase/isomerase family protein, which produces MPYKKLRIEIRNKVGYILLCSGQRFNKLSITTLREVKRAITELSHNPEAVCLVITGYPGESFAVGADISQMAEFGPADGFSFGELGQSLFEAMESCPKPVIGALNGITMGGGCDLALACDLRIASDALVIAHPGAKLGIITGFCGTQKLPRLVGRNYAREIFMTSEPYRAADALRMGLVDRVYPAGEFWERVVAFAERIAKVSPAALAMAKKAINAAEDCDLKTGCALEAASYAYLFATSTERGRMTEFLEGTTNVFGSEDT; this is translated from the coding sequence ATGCCGTATAAAAAACTTCGTATCGAGATCCGCAATAAAGTCGGTTACATCCTGCTGTGTTCCGGCCAGCGTTTCAATAAACTCAGCATTACCACACTGAGAGAAGTGAAACGGGCCATCACCGAACTTTCGCACAACCCCGAGGCGGTTTGTCTCGTCATCACCGGTTATCCGGGCGAATCCTTCGCCGTCGGCGCCGATATCTCCCAAATGGCGGAGTTCGGTCCTGCCGACGGCTTTTCCTTTGGCGAGCTCGGGCAATCATTGTTCGAGGCAATGGAGTCGTGTCCCAAGCCAGTCATCGGCGCTCTTAACGGAATTACCATGGGGGGTGGATGCGACCTGGCACTTGCCTGTGACCTGAGGATCGCCAGCGATGCACTCGTCATTGCACACCCTGGCGCAAAACTGGGTATAATTACCGGTTTTTGCGGCACCCAGAAGCTGCCACGTCTGGTGGGGAGAAATTACGCCCGGGAAATCTTCATGACCTCCGAACCTTACCGCGCTGCCGATGCCCTGCGGATGGGACTCGTGGACCGGGTATACCCAGCCGGTGAATTCTGGGAGCGGGTCGTGGCTTTTGCGGAGCGGATCGCTAAAGTCTCGCCCGCTGCCCTTGCCATGGCAAAGAAGGCGATCAATGCCGCCGAGGACTGTGACCTGAAGACCGGCTGCGCCCTCGAGGCAGCGTCTTATGCGTATCTCTTTGCCACGTCGACTGAGCGGGGGCGAATGACTGAATTTTTGGAAGGAACGACGAATGTCTTTGGCTCAGAGGATACTTGA